In the Caldisericota bacterium genome, one interval contains:
- a CDS encoding metallopeptidase family protein encodes MEITKEQFEEIIKESLEEIPDYFKKHIQNLEFLTMDYPTVAMLKRIHLYKKGTLLGLYEGIPLRKRGPGYQGVLPDRIILFIGPILHEANRKKIPFKEKVKKVLMHEIGHYFGLSEKELREMGIR; translated from the coding sequence ATGGAAATCACAAAAGAACAATTTGAAGAAATAATTAAAGAGAGTTTAGAGGAAATACCTGACTACTTTAAAAAACACATTCAAAATCTTGAATTCCTTACTATGGACTACCCAACAGTGGCCATGTTGAAAAGAATACATCTTTATAAAAAAGGCACTTTGCTTGGATTATACGAAGGAATACCTCTTAGAAAAAGAGGGCCGGGATATCAAGGAGTACTTCCAGACCGTATAATACTGTTTATCGGCCCTATCCTTCATGAAGCAAATAGAAAAAAAATACCATTTAAAGAAAAAGTTAAAAAAGTATTAATGCATGAAATTGGTCACTATTTTGGACTTTCGGAAAAAGAGTTAAGAGAAATGGGGATTAGATGA